The Silene latifolia isolate original U9 population chromosome Y, ASM4854445v1, whole genome shotgun sequence sequence tctactgtttatagcaggcctatttagtccaatctttcgatccaggattaattttagccagattaaaagggtgactcagaagcgtgcactcaactaagtcggtaaaatacaattaaattgctatggtgaccgaatctcacaattaattcatctaacctatttactacatcgtcacatttctaccgtagatcccctaatcccaacatgaattagatttagctactcatattgctattaatactatcaaaactaacagcagataaataaccagcattcaacatattaaaacgatgattaaattgcataaaaagtaaattagggcaaaaagtaaataaagcaagacgaagaattaaagcaaatgaaatgaagtttattattaagaaaggagaaagagattacaatcgtgcgaatccggcgtaaagaacaatcaaatccgagcgaaataaatcGCAAAATAAAGTTACGGTGAAGGAGAAAATAGTACGCAGTCTTGAATGATAGATAAAAAGATAGTATGAAAATTCGATGCTAATAACCTACTAAcgtaatgcttaaatagaaaaacaactaagaccataagataaaataaattcacgggctaattaaagcccacgccagcagaaaccactcgatcgagtggaataaaaccactcgatcgactaaaactccataaaatctactcgatcgagtagaatagttactcgatcgagtaacccctctttacagcacttctggatcgagtagaaaagcactcgatcgaccaaccaaggatgtagaaaccactcgatcgagtcttctgtcttcaattcagctgAAATCCATGCCCGACTGCCACGTAAACTgtgccttcacgcttcccaatgcagtatcttactcaggaaaatcccgtctcctctaaatgcatgcaaaaaggacgaaaaatggtacgattccactactttcgcgttaatttctacaaaatggacaaaacgaaccaaagtagccaattcggggcataatactatataaacggtacaaaaatgcatagaaatacgtgctaaaataggctaaaaagactatacaatatgcacgtatcaacacccttttgcgtcggtttttaaaACACAACTGACGCAAATGGTAAACTTTTTGCGTCGGTTCAACAACTGACGCATATCAAATACGACCCCTCGATATACGTCAGTCCAAAACCGTCGCAAAAAGCCCTTTACAACTGACGCAATAGAGGTTTTTTCCATTAGTGTCCCTAGAGTTCAAACACTCCTACCATTTCTATCCTTCAGGATCACTTTTTCTTAGAGTTTCTAAACCCAAAtcttggttaccccttaggttgaacttatatttggcctccttcccgacaatgttttcctttagggccccacaccctagcacaatccttacatatcttttaggtcttaccctcagCTCCTACGCACTTCCGAAAACATCTCgtgaaagaagtctcaggtatgatttcttcttatggctggcaagcttccttacgtagtctaatggactttaagcgaccctccccgatagtcgacatactctaaaatgttcccgatgacaggtccttggctcagaccccttgagccgcctcgcgtcgccatagtcttcaggttgtagtcttcaattgacctgggggctatactttaactttcgccttgtccaagcctcagttaaagtgggggctctgtagatacctcatttctgcacctcccgccaaatacccagtgatgattgggtcgcatgtttagcatatgttgcgattttatgacgttttgtaaatcggttaataaacggtaactcatacactcttgtctacctcatggtcgtcatctaggtgtcattacggtcgttttgacagtaattagagtacatttggagtccgggtcaaaaaccgcttcattttcctaaaaccgtcagATCCCGAGTCAAAagtaatgtgcttgtctacctaagtttaggatgtcataaaatgttatgaatatatctcattttgagtcccatgtaaCTTCTTTgagctaaacttaaagtttacattacataatgtgcatttcatttagctaaaatgataacccgacatttaggcccgttttacgaggtgataacgactttttttggTCTGGCCTATTTCACCAAATGTTCTAGATCTttatcttagctttccaacgccaccaaaataaCCTTAAtctgagtcttgtagagaaagttatgcctaaaatacgacaggctgtcaaacacGTTTTCTCGCGCAAAAGAaccctacccgagaaaggacgcagtaagtgctgcgcctcttctaagggacgcaccACCTGCTGTACCTTTTCttagggctttctttttgtccaaatttccatgtttcaactaagtcggttgtttccggatctttctttcctattcctttccaaattctacccttaccataattcctccgtgtgtttagtataaatagagacctttgcctcacatatttttcacgcgagtgtcccccttctcttctctctttgcattctagaccttgctctaagcattcgacgcctacgtgcttgatcaatcgaccacgtaagctcagatcattctgagtaccagccacgtttgcatgaccgacccatttgaccactacacaatcaattaatcaatctttttaattcctttttcaagggcactttcatatttgcatagatcgagtcgagttaccactaaaagtcgatttagttaaatctcgcgacgctaacatgtaaatttgagggtgtaaaatcccatattttaatcttgtttatattattgttgtattttgttttacGAGTTTATATCATATTAATGTCAAGGCGATAATTTGTTAAGACACAAGCTTCAAACCTTATTTCGTCAAAACTGTTCAGATCTGACGAGTAGAAGAAACGCAGTGTATGCTGTGCCTTCTGGAAGGATCGCAGCTTTTGCTGctcctcttccagaggctgctttcAGCTCCTCTGTTTCTTCTTCTCCTCGGATTCAAACttttctccttctttctttttcaattcttttcttttctttcaaccTACATCTTTTAATTAGCTTTCATCAAATTATTTTATCCGTCAATTTATTTTTCTTAAACCTTTTCTTCTTTAATCGGTTTAAATCGCTAATTCTTCATATTGGTTAGTTTATTATGTCTCATACTCAAATCTGGGTTTTAGTGACTTGGTATTTAATACTTGGTCTCTTAAACTCACTTTTTGTACATTAAAGTTTCTGTTTATTTTTTAAACTCAACCTTTAAGCTTTCAAATCCGTTTAATTCGTCTTATAATCATTAGTAATCGATATTAATTGGTTTGAGACGGTTTTTGTACATAAAATTCATTCTTAATATTTATCATTCGGGTGTAATCATTAACATGTAAATACAATCAATTTTTATAATCAATCAACCGTAACAACCaaccgagtctgactttcacagtcagaacccgtCCCAGAACAAACGCAgtgggtgatgcgcctcttccagaggacgcacccattgttgcgcctgttctaGGCTGGCTTCTGCCCCTGAACTCATTCCCGTTTTGACGTAGTGTatatattaatcgactattattagCATTATCACCTATTTAGCTATATTTTAaatcttttaatttatttttgtcaattttaatttatttccttatttttttcaaatttccttttcttatttatttcctttttctatttatttccttttcgtttaaattttcttttcttttaattCTTTCCTAAATCCCGTCTTTGGCATTTATATGATGTATATTCAGTTGTAAATTATATTTTGTTCTTTTATCTagctttttcacatgtaattaatctaacattccaACTTTGACATAATTAATTACTagattacgtgttaaccgacatagtttaattcacatgctaggatttatctgtggatgttgcattgttgcatgcatataatcgacaatatatcaaatatgaataattttcctaatcattagtagaggccgccatcgaggcgggcgggattaggtgttcattaaaaggacttcctaatacgtaccctcaccccttacttcagatctctgtgaacatccgtgttcattggcatccacgagagtcattctagacatagaatgctaagggtaacgagttcttagtgttcatgtcactactttgtgtcttgacatggcacgaggtattcgaacggttccaatttcccataaaaattggtggcgactccacaaatgcacgcttattcaagcgctttcgcgcgcggcgcgggtggcccatgtctacAGTAGCATAACCATATAGATCGAAACCGTCCATCCAATGAGTCGAGCCGCACGGTGCCTGATCCATAAATTTAATTCTAGCTACCTCCGCATCAAATTTCTCCGCTCCATAGATATGATCACGGTAAATGGAACTACGGATTTCCCTGAGTAAATCTGTTCTAGCCATCGTGAAATGAGATTGGTCACCCCGAACAGCATGTGAGAGAACTCGGTAACCACAATGACCGTCTCCGGATGGATTATACCACGCTTCTAGATACTGTGTAAACCAGGAAGGCAAAAACTCAAGATAAGGAAAGTACCTCCAATGACCAATAGTATAGTTTACCTCTAGAGGTGCGCAGTACGATGTGCTGAAACTCCCCGTACTCGTGGTAGCGGTGGTAGACGGTGTACCGGGACCCGTTTGAGTGGAACAAGGGGTAGTAGACGGAGTAACATGAACCGTCAGAGTGGAACGGGGGTACTAGACGAAGTAACAGGAACCGCCGGAGTGGACCCGGGGGTGGTAGGTTGTTGTGAAGACGCGTTTCTTTGGGGCGTAGCTGATCTGCCTCTACCTCTCCGTCTGCCTAAGCTAACCCGAACTCGTGCATGCTCAACGACGGACGGTTCTCTACGAGTTGCCCTCTTTGGACGTCCTCTAGGGTTCTCGTTCACCCGAGGCTCGTATACATCCTCCTCATCCGGATGTATCTGAGAGTAAAGGGCATAGAACATGGATGATCTCATACTCGGATCTGCATTCCGAATTTCATCAAATAACTCCTCGAGTCGATCATCGTCACAAGCCGGCATTGCCTTCGAACCATCGTACTCCAACTTCCTCCAAAATACATGTAAGACATCAAGAGGGACTCGAGATCCGTTTCTATATATGCCATGAAGTGAACAAGCACATAACCAACCAAGTGTAGAAGTCTTTACACAACCGCAATCGATCATCAAGGCATCTTCCGTCATCTTGGCGCCTCTTTCGAATTCTCCACGCAATTCAATGATGGCATTCTTTGAAATTTTATAAGAAAGTCTGGAGAATAATCGACGAATCCCCGTCAACCGTCTCGATCTAGATAACTCTAACAAGTGTCCAATCTCAACATGTTGCGTTTCCAACAAAGAATGAAAATGGATCCAAATGCTATCAATGACCAGTTTCGCGCTATTCAACCATTTCTTCAAATTTGCATGAGCCG is a genomic window containing:
- the LOC141631925 gene encoding uncharacterized protein LOC141631925; the protein is MLALAVQHKYVHYWVIDRETDELTHVFMAHPEAVKMFRSYYYVVLIDSTYKTNLHGLPLVEMQLKALLNDVVQPNVIVTDFEQGLLNAIPTVFPDSSHLLCLWHIYSNVETRALHITGQDSWVKFITCNLFKAVIEAENRDEFDVAWANLARQWPGVAAYIEGQWIPHVEKWSKYITNKITHFGNISTSRVESAHANLKKWLNSAKLVIDSIWIHFHSLLETQHVEIGHLLELSRSRRLTGIRRLFSRLSYKISKNAIIELRGEFERGAKMTEDALMIDCGCVKTSTLGWLCACSLHGIYRNGSRVPLDVLHVFWRKLEYDGSKAMPACDDDRLEELFDEIRNADPSMRSSMFYALYSQIHPDEEDVYEPRVNENPRGRPKRATRREPSVVEHARVRVSLGRRRGRGRSATPQRNASSQQPTTPGSTPAVPVTSSSTPVPL